A window from Rhizosphaericola mali encodes these proteins:
- a CDS encoding LytR/AlgR family response regulator transcription factor — MPPISAIIVDDELGNIENLHLLIRKYCPNVNVLDFTPNVDQAILKIKELQPQLIFLDIQMPNKNGFDLLKSFANPQFEVIFVTAFDQFAIQAIRFSAIDYLLKPINISELQNAIERASKNLENKSNNSKLENLILSINQKALSKIAINSSRETIFIDPKELLFCKSDNNYTHLYLQDHTKITSSKPIFEYEELLENQGFFRCHQSYLVNLTHIKSWIKQDGDRLLINEGFEIPIARNKKERLKKVMGLS, encoded by the coding sequence ATGCCCCCAATAAGCGCAATTATAGTAGATGATGAATTAGGCAATATTGAGAATCTTCATCTTCTAATTCGAAAATATTGTCCTAATGTAAACGTCCTTGATTTCACACCAAATGTGGATCAAGCTATTCTAAAAATAAAAGAATTACAACCACAATTAATATTTCTGGATATTCAAATGCCCAATAAAAATGGATTCGACCTTTTGAAATCCTTTGCCAATCCTCAGTTTGAAGTAATCTTTGTAACAGCATTTGATCAATTCGCTATACAAGCGATTCGATTTTCAGCGATTGATTATTTACTCAAACCAATTAATATTTCCGAACTGCAAAATGCAATTGAACGAGCATCAAAAAATTTGGAGAATAAAAGTAACAATAGCAAATTGGAAAATTTGATTTTATCTATCAATCAAAAGGCATTATCCAAAATCGCCATCAATAGCAGCAGAGAAACTATTTTTATAGATCCTAAAGAACTTTTATTTTGTAAGTCTGACAATAATTACACACATCTTTATTTACAAGATCATACAAAAATCACATCTAGTAAACCCATATTTGAATACGAAGAATTACTTGAAAATCAAGGTTTTTTCAGATGTCACCAATCTTATCTTGTTAATCTCACACATATAAAAAGTTGGATCAAACAAGATGGAGATCGTTTACTTATCAATGAAGGATTTGAAATTCCTATTGCTAGAAATAAAAAAGAAAGACTTAAAAAAGTTATGGGTTTAAGTTAG